A stretch of Sinimarinibacterium sp. NLF-5-8 DNA encodes these proteins:
- the purD gene encoding phosphoribosylamine--glycine ligase encodes MKVLVIGNGGREHALAWKLAQSARVSEVLVAPGNAGTAREKGCRNVAVAVDDIPGLLALAQRENIGFTVVGPEAPLALGVVDAFEAAGLPIFGPNQKAAQLESSKAFTKDFLARHNIPTAQYQVFTEIDPALAYLRARGAPIVIKADGLAAGKGVVVAPTVAEAEQAVRDMLGGSLLGQAGARVVIEDFLDGEEASFIVVASGKNGRIEYVPMATSQDHKRIGDGDSGPNTGGMGAYSPAPVVTPAVYERACREIVEATLHGMAAEGAPFTGFLYAGLMINADGAPRTLEFNVRMGDPETQPILMRLDSDLLDILQAAVEGRLSQISAQWSPQPALGVVMAAENYPGTPRKGDVIHGLDADLGGAKVFHAGTREQDGQVVTSGGRVLCVVARGDSVSQAQKAAYAAVDKIHWQGEQHRTDIGSRAIAREA; translated from the coding sequence ATGAAAGTTTTAGTGATTGGCAACGGCGGCCGCGAGCACGCACTGGCGTGGAAGCTGGCGCAATCCGCGCGCGTGAGCGAGGTTTTGGTCGCACCCGGCAACGCCGGTACCGCGCGCGAAAAAGGCTGTCGCAACGTCGCCGTGGCGGTGGACGACATCCCCGGCCTGCTGGCACTGGCGCAGCGCGAAAACATCGGCTTTACCGTGGTCGGCCCCGAAGCGCCGCTGGCGCTGGGCGTGGTCGATGCCTTTGAAGCCGCCGGCCTGCCGATTTTTGGGCCCAACCAAAAAGCCGCGCAACTGGAGTCGTCCAAAGCCTTTACCAAAGACTTTCTGGCGCGTCACAACATCCCCACCGCGCAATACCAGGTGTTTACCGAAATTGACCCGGCCTTGGCCTACCTGCGCGCGCGCGGCGCGCCGATCGTCATCAAGGCCGATGGTCTGGCGGCCGGCAAAGGCGTGGTCGTGGCCCCCACCGTGGCCGAGGCCGAACAAGCCGTGCGCGACATGCTCGGCGGCAGCCTGCTCGGCCAAGCCGGTGCGCGCGTGGTGATTGAGGACTTTTTAGACGGGGAAGAAGCCAGCTTTATCGTCGTCGCCAGCGGCAAGAATGGCCGCATCGAATATGTGCCGATGGCGACCAGCCAGGACCACAAACGCATTGGCGACGGCGACAGCGGCCCCAACACCGGCGGCATGGGCGCCTACTCTCCAGCGCCGGTGGTCACGCCCGCGGTGTACGAACGCGCCTGCCGCGAGATCGTCGAGGCCACGCTGCACGGCATGGCTGCCGAAGGCGCACCGTTCACCGGCTTTTTATATGCCGGTTTGATGATCAACGCCGACGGCGCGCCGCGCACGCTGGAGTTCAACGTGCGCATGGGCGATCCCGAAACCCAGCCGATTTTGATGCGGCTGGACTCCGATCTGCTGGATATTCTGCAAGCCGCGGTTGAAGGCCGCCTGAGCCAAATCAGCGCACAGTGGTCGCCACAACCCGCGCTGGGCGTGGTCATGGCCGCCGAAAACTACCCCGGCACTCCGCGCAAGGGCGACGTGATTCACGGGCTGGACGCCGATTTGGGCGGCGCCAAAGTGTTCCACGCCGGCACGCGCGAACAGGACGGCCAGGTCGTCACCAGCGGTGGCCGCGTGCTCTGCGTCGTCGCGCGCGGAGACAGCGTCAGCCAAGCGCAAAAAGCCGCCTACGCCGCCGTGGACAAAATCCACTGGCAAGGCGAGCAGCACCGCACGGATATCGGCAGCCGCGCAATCGCGCGCGAGGCTTGA
- the rho gene encoding transcription termination factor Rho, producing MRVPDFKRKTASELLRMAEEQGLENVARAKKHDIIVSLLRAAAKRGDHIYTEGVLEIMPDGGYGFLRGADSSYLAGPDDVYISPSQIRRFALRTGDTVAGRVRSPKDNERYFALLKVDTINYEPPEVSKKKVNFENLTPLFADKQYKMERGNGSTEDITARIIDIVAPFGKGQRGLIVSPPKAGKTILMQNVAQSIAANYPEAYLIVLLIDERPEEVTDMQRTVRGEVVASTFDEPAARHVQVAEMVIEKAKRLVEHKRDVVILLDSITRLARAYNTVAPSSGKVLTGGVDANALQKPKRFFGAARNIEEGGSLTIIATSLIDTGSKMDEVIYEEFKGTGNMELHLERRIAEKRVFPAINITRSGTRKEELMMDPADLNKVWILRKLLHEMDELAAVELLIDRMKQTKTNAQFFDSMKRN from the coding sequence ATTCGCGTGCCGGATTTCAAGCGCAAAACCGCCTCCGAGCTGCTGCGGATGGCCGAAGAACAGGGATTGGAGAACGTCGCGCGCGCCAAAAAGCACGACATCATCGTCTCGCTGCTGCGCGCCGCCGCCAAGCGCGGCGACCACATCTACACCGAAGGCGTGCTCGAAATCATGCCGGACGGCGGCTACGGCTTTTTGCGCGGTGCCGACAGCTCCTACCTTGCCGGCCCGGACGATGTTTACATTTCTCCCAGCCAAATCCGCCGCTTTGCGCTGCGCACCGGCGATACCGTCGCGGGGCGTGTGCGCTCGCCCAAGGACAACGAGCGTTACTTCGCGCTGCTCAAGGTGGACACCATCAACTACGAGCCGCCCGAGGTCAGCAAAAAGAAGGTCAACTTTGAAAACCTCACGCCGCTGTTTGCCGACAAGCAGTACAAGATGGAGCGCGGCAACGGCAGCACCGAAGACATCACCGCGCGCATCATCGATATCGTCGCCCCGTTCGGCAAAGGCCAGCGCGGCCTGATCGTCAGCCCGCCCAAGGCCGGTAAAACGATCTTGATGCAAAACGTCGCGCAGTCGATTGCCGCCAACTACCCCGAGGCGTATCTGATCGTGCTGCTGATCGACGAACGCCCTGAAGAAGTCACCGATATGCAGCGCACCGTGCGCGGCGAAGTCGTGGCCTCCACCTTTGACGAACCCGCTGCGCGCCATGTGCAGGTCGCCGAAATGGTCATCGAAAAGGCCAAGCGATTGGTTGAACACAAGCGCGATGTGGTGATTCTGCTCGACTCCATCACCCGCCTCGCGCGCGCCTACAACACCGTGGCACCGTCCTCCGGCAAGGTGCTCACCGGCGGTGTGGACGCCAACGCCCTGCAAAAGCCCAAGCGCTTTTTTGGCGCCGCGCGCAATATCGAAGAAGGCGGCAGCCTGACCATCATCGCCACCTCTCTGATCGACACCGGCTCCAAAATGGACGAAGTGATCTACGAGGAGTTCAAAGGCACCGGCAACATGGAACTGCACCTGGAACGCCGCATTGCCGAAAAGCGCGTGTTCCCGGCGATCAACATCACCCGTTCCGGTACCCGCAAGGAAGAGCTGATGATGGATCCGGCCGATCTCAACAAGGTTTGGATCCTGCGCAAGCTGCTGCATGAAATGGATGAACTGGCCGCCGTTGAGCTGCTGATCGACCGCATGAAGCAGACCAAGACCAACGCGCAGTTCTTTGATTCGATGAAGCGGAATTGA
- the trxA gene encoding thioredoxin: MSEHICAVTDASFEQDVKQASNSQPVLVDFWAEWCGPCRMIAPVLEQVAAENAATLKVVKLNVDENPATPAALGIRGIPTLILFKNGEAVATQVGAVAKAQLAAFVTPHLTVA; the protein is encoded by the coding sequence ATGAGTGAACACATCTGTGCGGTTACCGATGCCAGCTTCGAGCAGGACGTCAAACAGGCCAGCAACAGTCAACCCGTGCTGGTCGATTTCTGGGCCGAATGGTGTGGGCCGTGCCGGATGATTGCGCCGGTGCTGGAGCAGGTTGCCGCTGAAAATGCAGCAACGCTCAAAGTCGTCAAACTCAATGTTGATGAAAACCCGGCCACGCCTGCGGCGCTGGGGATTCGCGGGATTCCCACGCTGATCCTGTTCAAAAATGGCGAAGCCGTCGCCACACAAGTGGGCGCAGTTGCCAAGGCGCAGCTCGCTGCATTTGTGACTCCTCATCTCACTGTTGCTTGA
- a CDS encoding DEAD/DEAH box helicase yields the protein MSAIKTTPTPNHLSDIRFADLGLHPTLLSGLQRLGFSHCTPIQAAALPHALKGQDLAGQAQTGTGKTAAFLLATLQHLLSQPRAENDDGLQPRAFILAPTRELAVQIFKDAQGLAIDTGLRMTVCYGGAGYESQRASIEAGIDLLIGTPGRLIDYYKQHAYSLKQIEVLVLDEADRMFDLGFIADIRYLLRKMPPPAQRKNYLFSATLSHRVLELAYEHMNNPQKIAIEPDQVTADRVNQAMIHVANDEKLPLLVGILRQQHAKRSMVFINTKREAENVERGLQANGFEAHVLSGDVSQGKRLRLLEDFKAGKLPVLVATDVAARGLHIPGVDLVINYDLPQDPEDYVHRIGRTARAGATGDAISLCCETWVYSLPAIEKYIGMSIPALEGGYDLIASDYITPPRAPRKHSGTARRGSGRPRTRRNT from the coding sequence TTGAGCGCCATAAAAACCACACCCACGCCCAATCATTTATCCGATATCCGGTTTGCCGATCTGGGTCTGCACCCGACTTTGCTCAGTGGCTTGCAGCGGCTCGGCTTCAGTCATTGCACACCGATCCAGGCAGCGGCGCTGCCGCATGCGCTCAAAGGACAGGATCTTGCCGGACAAGCACAAACCGGCACCGGCAAAACCGCCGCTTTTTTGCTTGCCACCCTGCAGCATTTGCTCAGCCAGCCGCGCGCCGAAAACGATGACGGCCTCCAGCCGCGCGCCTTCATCCTGGCGCCGACGCGTGAGCTGGCCGTGCAAATCTTCAAGGATGCGCAAGGATTGGCCATCGACACCGGCCTGCGCATGACCGTGTGCTACGGCGGCGCCGGCTATGAATCGCAGCGCGCCAGCATCGAAGCCGGCATCGACCTGCTGATCGGCACCCCTGGCCGGCTGATCGATTACTACAAACAGCACGCCTACTCACTCAAGCAAATCGAGGTGCTGGTGCTCGATGAAGCCGATCGCATGTTTGACCTGGGCTTCATTGCCGACATCCGCTACCTGCTGCGCAAAATGCCACCGCCCGCGCAGCGCAAAAACTACCTGTTCTCGGCCACCCTTTCGCACCGCGTACTGGAGCTGGCGTATGAGCACATGAACAATCCGCAAAAAATTGCGATCGAGCCCGACCAGGTCACCGCCGATCGCGTCAATCAGGCCATGATCCACGTCGCCAACGACGAAAAGCTGCCGCTGCTGGTCGGCATCCTGCGACAGCAGCACGCCAAGCGCAGCATGGTGTTCATCAACACCAAGCGCGAAGCCGAAAACGTTGAACGCGGCCTGCAAGCCAACGGCTTTGAAGCGCATGTGCTCTCGGGCGATGTATCGCAAGGCAAGCGCCTGCGCCTGCTCGAAGATTTCAAAGCCGGAAAACTCCCTGTGCTGGTCGCCACCGACGTCGCCGCGCGCGGCCTGCACATTCCCGGCGTCGATCTGGTGATCAACTACGACCTGCCGCAAGATCCTGAGGATTATGTTCACCGGATTGGCCGCACCGCGCGCGCCGGTGCCACGGGTGATGCCATCTCGCTGTGCTGCGAAACCTGGGTCTATTCGCTGCCCGCGATTGAAAAATATATTGGCATGAGTATCCCTGCGCTCGAAGGCGGCTACGACCTCATTGCCAGCGACTACATCACCCCCCCGCGCGCGCCGCGCAAGCACAGCGGCACCGCAAGGCGCGGCAGTGGGCGCCCGCGCACACGCCGCAACACCTGA
- the rarD gene encoding EamA family transporter RarD, producing the protein MRQGLLAATLAYLIWGLFPIYWKQLQAVPAAQIMAHRIVWCLALVALWLWLREGFGWMRRLSLHLLLMLSASALMIGLNWWLYIWAVNSGHIVETSLGYFINPLVSVLFAVALLGERLNRAQWAAVAVAALGVLWLTLHAGRVPWIALLLAVSFASYGLLRKLAEVPAVQGLAIESGVLFIPALVFLLWENHRGNAAFGHLDVQTDVLLILGGLVTAVPLVLFAIGARRIRLSLIGILQYLAPTLQLLCGVLLFNEPFTGIQALGFGCIWLALLLYALDSVWRNHRQRSS; encoded by the coding sequence ATGCGCCAAGGATTGCTGGCCGCCACACTGGCGTATCTGATCTGGGGATTGTTTCCGATTTACTGGAAGCAGTTACAGGCGGTTCCCGCTGCCCAGATCATGGCGCACCGCATCGTCTGGTGCCTGGCGCTGGTTGCGCTGTGGCTATGGCTGCGCGAAGGGTTTGGCTGGATGCGGCGGCTGTCGCTGCATCTGTTGCTGATGCTCAGCGCCAGCGCGCTGATGATCGGCCTCAACTGGTGGCTGTACATCTGGGCCGTGAACAGCGGGCACATCGTTGAAACCAGCCTCGGATACTTCATCAATCCCTTGGTCAGCGTGCTGTTTGCGGTGGCACTGCTCGGCGAGCGGCTGAATCGCGCACAGTGGGCGGCAGTGGCGGTGGCGGCGCTGGGGGTTTTGTGGCTGACACTGCACGCCGGACGGGTGCCGTGGATTGCGCTGCTGCTGGCCGTCTCATTTGCCAGTTATGGCCTGCTGCGCAAACTCGCAGAAGTCCCGGCCGTGCAGGGTCTTGCGATAGAAAGCGGGGTGTTGTTCATCCCGGCACTGGTTTTTTTGCTGTGGGAAAACCATCGGGGCAACGCAGCGTTCGGCCACCTTGACGTGCAAACCGATGTGCTGCTGATCCTGGGCGGACTGGTAACGGCAGTGCCCCTGGTGTTGTTTGCCATTGGCGCACGGCGGATTCGGCTGTCGCTGATCGGAATCCTTCAGTATCTGGCGCCAACCCTGCAACTGCTTTGCGGAGTACTGTTATTCAACGAGCCTTTCACCGGCATACAGGCACTGGGGTTCGGCTGCATCTGGCTAGCATTGCTGCTGTATGCGCTGGATAGCGTGTGGCGCAACCATCGCCAGCGTTCGTCATAA
- the lpxL gene encoding LpxL/LpxP family Kdo(2)-lipid IV(A) lauroyl/palmitoleoyl acyltransferase — MAAPTFNASLLHPRHWLTWLGIGLIGLISWLPFQVQARLGSGLGRLAGRILKKRRAVVRKNLQIAFPDLHGAALERQVGAHFAEIGRGVFETASAWFAPDWRLRAHGHVEGLEHLHAAMADGSGVLLLTAHFTTLEIGARFLCLAGVPFHAMYRPYNNAVMDFWMHRWREGRSGLPALPREDLRALVRALRNGRAIWYAPDQALDRRLSVYAPFFGVPVSTITATARLAQMGRAKVVPYFPCRENGHYTVRFFPALEDFPGNDPLTDATRINRIIEDGIALAPSQYFWVHKRFKNTPPGHPPIY, encoded by the coding sequence ATGGCCGCTCCCACTTTTAACGCTTCGCTGCTGCATCCCCGACACTGGCTGACCTGGCTGGGCATTGGCCTGATCGGGTTGATCAGCTGGCTGCCGTTTCAGGTGCAGGCACGACTCGGCAGCGGCCTGGGCCGACTCGCCGGACGCATCCTCAAAAAGCGCCGGGCGGTGGTGCGCAAGAATCTGCAGATCGCCTTTCCGGATTTGCATGGCGCGGCTCTGGAGCGCCAAGTCGGCGCACATTTTGCCGAGATCGGGCGCGGTGTCTTTGAAACCGCCAGTGCCTGGTTTGCTCCGGATTGGCGTCTGCGCGCGCACGGCCATGTGGAAGGTCTTGAACATTTGCACGCAGCCATGGCCGACGGCTCCGGCGTGCTGCTGCTGACCGCCCACTTCACCACCCTGGAAATCGGCGCGCGTTTTTTGTGTCTGGCCGGCGTGCCGTTCCATGCGATGTATCGACCCTACAACAACGCGGTGATGGACTTCTGGATGCACCGCTGGCGCGAAGGCCGCTCCGGCCTGCCGGCACTGCCCCGTGAAGATCTGCGCGCGCTGGTGCGCGCGCTGCGCAACGGTCGTGCCATCTGGTACGCGCCGGATCAGGCACTGGATCGGCGGCTGTCGGTCTATGCGCCGTTTTTTGGGGTGCCGGTGTCCACGATCACGGCAACGGCACGACTGGCACAGATGGGACGTGCCAAGGTCGTGCCGTATTTTCCCTGTCGCGAGAACGGCCACTACACCGTGCGCTTTTTCCCGGCGCTGGAAGATTTTCCAGGCAACGATCCGCTGACGGATGCGACTCGAATCAATCGCATCATCGAAGACGGCATCGCCCTTGCCCCCTCGCAATATTTCTGGGTGCACAAGCGTTTCAAGAACACCCCGCCCGGCCATCCGCCGATTTATTGA
- a CDS encoding tetratricopeptide repeat protein: protein MFALRHIAAFAAAFALVPAAALANVSSDAQGLINQGQAAQALQQLDSHLAKNPQDAEARFTRGLALVQLNRSADAIRAFADLTRDYPQLPEPYNNLAVLYAAQGDYEKAREALQAALATNPSYATAHENLGDIYAALAGAAYNRALQLNDTNPMLRRKLALLNEIDPGTVVRAPVAQQPVAVTTAAPTVAATAPPVSTPAVTASAPPTAEPASPSPQATDLQPAIESAIQAWANAWSAQNVTAYLLAYDAGFTPEGGVSRAAWEAQRRERIAAPGSISVKVGAINIETTGENQVRASFAQQYASDNYSDSTQKVLELKRAEGAWKITREYNR from the coding sequence ATGTTTGCGCTCCGCCACATTGCCGCTTTTGCCGCTGCCTTTGCTCTGGTTCCTGCCGCTGCACTGGCCAACGTTTCTTCTGACGCCCAGGGGTTGATCAATCAAGGTCAGGCTGCACAGGCACTGCAACAACTCGACAGCCATCTGGCCAAAAACCCGCAGGATGCCGAAGCCCGTTTCACGCGCGGTCTGGCGCTGGTGCAATTGAATCGTTCCGCCGATGCTATCCGAGCCTTTGCCGATCTCACCCGCGACTACCCGCAACTGCCCGAGCCTTATAACAATCTGGCCGTGCTCTATGCAGCACAGGGCGACTACGAAAAAGCGCGCGAGGCGCTGCAGGCGGCGCTGGCAACCAACCCCAGCTACGCCACCGCGCACGAAAATCTTGGCGACATCTATGCCGCTCTGGCGGGCGCAGCCTACAACCGCGCATTGCAGCTCAATGACACCAATCCGATGCTGCGCCGCAAACTTGCGCTGCTCAATGAAATCGATCCCGGCACCGTGGTCCGCGCGCCGGTCGCGCAGCAACCTGTCGCGGTCACAACCGCCGCCCCGACAGTGGCGGCTACGGCGCCGCCCGTCAGCACACCTGCGGTGACCGCCAGTGCCCCGCCAACCGCAGAGCCGGCCAGCCCATCGCCCCAGGCCACAGATCTGCAACCGGCGATCGAATCCGCCATCCAGGCCTGGGCCAATGCATGGTCGGCGCAAAACGTGACCGCTTACCTGCTGGCTTACGACGCCGGCTTTACCCCTGAAGGCGGCGTTTCGCGCGCGGCGTGGGAAGCCCAGCGACGTGAACGTATTGCCGCCCCCGGCAGCATCAGCGTCAAGGTCGGGGCAATCAATATCGAAACCACCGGCGAGAATCAGGTGCGCGCCAGCTTTGCCCAGCAATACGCATCGGACAACTATTCAGACAGCACCCAAAAGGTACTGGAGCTCAAGCGCGCAGAGGGCGCGTGGAAAATCACCCGCGAGTACAACCGCTGA
- a CDS encoding L,D-transpeptidase family protein has product MTASFLRTAARVAAALCWCGTASAVTYTAPEQQFNSAIELMRSGHPQEALSVLGMLTQREPNFRLAQLFYGELLAILSGQKQSRFMPPLLDDDPHLQDLAEEARVRLAGEKSAPAPGLVPNAVLQLPPSYQHLVVVDLPHARLYVMENQDGMPRLLEHHYAAIGRAGFGKQVSGDLRTPVGLYHITHWIDDAALPELYGAGALPLDYPNAWDRYRNRTGHGIWLHGVPRDTYSRPPRSSEGCVTMANADLETLRRYIRFGQTPVILSDALEWVPSQAQASLRVALTARIEAWRAKWSARDTDAYLAFYADDFSAEGMSRAAFAEHKRRVNASKTFIDLRISDLALLRYPDTEADVVLAEFTLEYSSNNFASTSRKQQFWKRNNTSGQWQIVRESNR; this is encoded by the coding sequence ATGACAGCTTCATTTTTGCGCACCGCAGCGCGGGTTGCGGCAGCACTGTGCTGGTGCGGAACCGCCTCGGCGGTGACTTACACGGCGCCTGAACAGCAATTCAACTCGGCGATCGAGCTGATGCGCAGCGGTCACCCTCAGGAAGCGCTGTCGGTGCTGGGCATGCTCACCCAGCGCGAGCCGAATTTTCGCCTGGCTCAACTGTTCTATGGCGAGCTGCTGGCGATTCTTTCCGGGCAGAAGCAAAGCCGCTTCATGCCGCCACTGCTCGATGACGACCCTCACCTGCAAGACCTCGCCGAAGAAGCGCGAGTACGACTGGCAGGGGAAAAATCCGCACCCGCGCCGGGACTGGTTCCCAATGCGGTGCTGCAACTGCCACCGTCATACCAGCATCTGGTGGTCGTCGATCTGCCGCATGCACGTCTGTACGTCATGGAAAACCAGGACGGCATGCCACGCCTGCTCGAACACCACTACGCCGCCATCGGTCGCGCCGGATTCGGCAAGCAGGTTTCGGGCGATCTGCGCACGCCTGTCGGGCTTTACCACATCACCCACTGGATCGACGACGCCGCACTTCCCGAGCTCTACGGCGCAGGTGCACTGCCTCTGGATTATCCCAATGCCTGGGATCGCTATCGCAACCGCACCGGTCACGGCATCTGGCTGCATGGCGTTCCGCGCGATACCTACAGCCGCCCGCCACGCTCCAGTGAGGGCTGCGTGACGATGGCCAATGCCGACCTGGAAACTTTGCGCCGCTACATACGCTTCGGCCAGACGCCGGTGATTCTGTCTGACGCCCTCGAATGGGTGCCTTCCCAGGCGCAGGCCAGCTTGCGCGTGGCATTGACGGCGCGCATCGAAGCATGGCGGGCAAAATGGTCCGCCCGCGACACCGATGCCTATCTTGCTTTTTATGCCGATGATTTCAGTGCCGAGGGCATGAGCCGGGCTGCATTTGCCGAACACAAGCGCCGGGTCAACGCCAGCAAAACCTTCATCGACCTGCGCATCAGCGATCTTGCATTGCTGCGCTACCCCGACACCGAAGCCGATGTGGTGCTCGCCGAGTTCACCCTGGAATACAGTTCCAACAACTTTGCCTCGACTTCACGCAAGCAACAGTTCTGGAAACGAAACAACACCAGCGGTCAATGGCAGATCGTGCGCGAAAGCAATCGTTGA
- a CDS encoding M14 family murein peptide amidase A, giving the protein MAVSKRLQTAEKARRFVGLFLVGAVLAWPMMQTARAQVLPSAPPRDQAGQFPLMTQARACELIGGKLQSVGVARCLRAGLRMSGSASVHGVPLLYRDFPASSRRGVPQRILLLGGIHGDELSSVSIVFNWMDHLERSRFLPFHWRVIPNANPDGLLQRKATRGNANGVDLNRNFPTLDWQREAMTYWEKRTHRDPRRYPGPAALSEPETRWLVEQIRQFRPDAIVSVHAPFGLLDFDGPREPPQRFGYLHLHQLGTYPGSLGNYAGVNLGLPVITLELPHAGIMPTPQQQARIWADMLTWLERNLPREAPLYFRLGQYPWEDVP; this is encoded by the coding sequence GTGGCGGTCAGTAAGCGTTTGCAGACCGCAGAAAAAGCCCGGCGATTCGTCGGGCTTTTTCTTGTTGGCGCAGTGCTGGCGTGGCCGATGATGCAGACCGCGCGCGCGCAGGTTTTGCCGTCGGCACCGCCGCGTGATCAGGCCGGGCAGTTTCCGTTGATGACGCAGGCGCGCGCTTGTGAGCTTATTGGCGGCAAGTTGCAGAGCGTTGGTGTGGCTCGGTGTCTGCGCGCAGGGTTGCGCATGAGCGGCAGCGCCAGTGTTCATGGCGTGCCGTTGCTGTACCGTGATTTTCCGGCCAGTTCACGTCGTGGAGTGCCGCAGCGCATCTTGCTGCTGGGAGGCATTCATGGCGATGAGCTGTCATCGGTGAGCATCGTTTTCAACTGGATGGATCACCTCGAGCGCAGCCGCTTTTTACCCTTTCACTGGCGGGTCATTCCCAACGCCAATCCCGATGGCCTGCTGCAGCGCAAGGCGACCCGTGGCAATGCCAACGGCGTTGATCTGAATCGTAATTTTCCGACGCTGGACTGGCAGCGCGAGGCCATGACTTACTGGGAAAAACGCACGCATCGCGATCCGCGTCGCTATCCGGGGCCTGCCGCGCTTTCAGAGCCGGAAACGCGCTGGCTGGTTGAACAGATCCGGCAGTTCAGGCCGGATGCGATTGTGTCGGTCCATGCCCCGTTTGGGCTGCTCGACTTTGATGGCCCGCGTGAACCGCCCCAGCGGTTTGGTTATCTGCATCTGCACCAGCTTGGCACCTACCCCGGCTCTCTCGGCAATTACGCCGGTGTCAACCTGGGGTTGCCGGTGATCACACTGGAGTTGCCGCACGCAGGGATCATGCCGACACCGCAGCAGCAGGCGCGGATCTGGGCCGATATGCTCACCTGGCTGGAGCGCAACCTGCCGCGCGAAGCGCCACTGTACTTTCGCCTGGGGCAGTATCCTTGGGAGGATGTTCCGTAG
- a CDS encoding thiol:disulfide interchange protein DsbA/DsbL, whose protein sequence is MRTWMRGLSAAMLGLFAMACSAQDGATAKFEQGKQYQQVRTIEAPIDAKRIEVREFFLYSCPHCYHFDPAITAWEKTKAGDVDFVRAPLTFGREVGRTHAKAYYAADSLGILSKIHPALFNAFHEQHNSLASDQQVAGVFRQVAGIEPEATIAQLKSFTADAQVRKNDQQAMAFGVSSVPTVVVGGKYVTSPAMAGGFDEAVTVINFLIDKVRQERGGQ, encoded by the coding sequence ATGCGTACATGGATGCGTGGCCTGAGTGCCGCAATGCTGGGACTGTTTGCAATGGCCTGTTCGGCACAGGATGGCGCCACAGCAAAGTTTGAGCAGGGAAAACAGTACCAGCAGGTCCGTACCATTGAAGCGCCGATTGATGCCAAGCGCATTGAAGTGCGCGAGTTTTTCCTTTACAGCTGCCCGCACTGCTATCACTTTGATCCGGCCATCACCGCCTGGGAAAAGACCAAGGCGGGCGATGTTGATTTCGTCCGTGCGCCGTTGACGTTCGGACGTGAAGTGGGGCGCACTCACGCCAAGGCTTATTATGCCGCGGATTCGCTGGGAATCCTGAGCAAGATTCACCCGGCGTTATTCAACGCTTTTCATGAGCAGCACAACAGCCTGGCCAGCGATCAGCAGGTGGCGGGTGTGTTCAGGCAGGTTGCCGGCATCGAACCGGAGGCAACGATTGCGCAGCTCAAGAGCTTCACCGCCGATGCCCAGGTGCGCAAGAACGATCAGCAGGCCATGGCGTTCGGGGTCAGCAGTGTTCCGACCGTGGTCGTGGGCGGCAAGTATGTGACCAGCCCGGCGATGGCAGGCGGTTTTGACGAAGCGGTGACGGTGATCAATTTCTTGATCGACAAGGTGCGTCAGGAACGTGGCGGTCAGTAA
- a CDS encoding c-type cytochrome, whose product MKRILLAAILCAPFAAFAADAPSPGNAEAGAAKAAGCVACHGPAGNSANPEWPNLAGQNARYVHDQLARFKSGARQNALMAPMAAPLSDADMRDLGAYFAAQPASAGVANEAAVAIAQPLYRGGDAARGIPACAACHLPDGAGVASAGYPHLGGQHATYAASRLKAYRSAGQQKDVEGGNFGVMAAVAARLSDEEITALASYINGLQ is encoded by the coding sequence ATGAAGCGTATCCTGCTCGCCGCAATTCTGTGTGCCCCGTTCGCGGCGTTTGCCGCAGACGCCCCCTCTCCAGGCAATGCCGAAGCCGGTGCGGCCAAGGCCGCTGGCTGTGTGGCCTGCCACGGCCCGGCCGGAAACAGCGCCAACCCCGAATGGCCGAACCTGGCCGGCCAGAATGCGCGCTATGTCCATGATCAGCTTGCGCGCTTCAAAAGCGGCGCGCGGCAAAATGCGCTGATGGCGCCGATGGCGGCACCGCTGTCGGATGCCGACATGCGTGATCTGGGCGCCTACTTTGCTGCGCAACCGGCCAGCGCCGGGGTGGCCAACGAGGCCGCCGTTGCCATTGCCCAGCCCCTGTATCGCGGGGGCGATGCCGCGCGCGGCATTCCTGCCTGCGCCGCCTGCCATCTTCCCGATGGCGCAGGCGTTGCTTCTGCGGGATACCCTCATCTGGGTGGGCAGCACGCGACCTATGCGGCGTCGCGGCTCAAGGCCTATCGCAGTGCGGGCCAGCAAAAAGACGTCGAAGGCGGGAACTTTGGCGTGATGGCGGCAGTCGCAGCCAGGCTCAGTGACGAAGAAATTACCGCGCTGGCGTCTTACATCAACGGCTTGCAGTAA